In the genome of Limnobaculum zhutongyuii, one region contains:
- a CDS encoding protein kinase domain-containing protein — MMRFCPNCHTERALTEIFCEGHIDHHPCGWDLSSEPIHAEGWRPIAIISAEDVVEETVESVVTQSAAIHCQNGHLMEEGDLICMECGADAATPDYSDASSFGPVDVADTHAVTCIGNWQILRRINRNDSIRERYQALHQQSGQQGVLTLYTYGAEPDPAIYEVIRRLPREHVPDIIETGRWNDRAWQVAEELTGGSLADSATRGDFWLPDEIPHIVRELGSALSSFSEHGLRHRDLRPGNLLIRTRHPLDIVIIEFGSACLSEFDLDIVSPLEISRYSAPETLAGGVAAASDWWSLGIILLEQVTQGRCFENIHPHAFLIQVLANGVTLPESLDANLRLLLRGLLTRDRHQRWQWPEVQAWLDGRPVAVADETLSVSGHQNFGITLNQQHYTQPAIFALAAARQQCWQEALELMQRGVITSWAQQAGLADGLLSMLQQVAELTDLDDNYRLMLVLKLLNPNMPLILQGEIVTPGWLLEHPLEGYALLLSPLPDLLGQMESGHWLSQIKIRQVKVRQRGKSLRIAFDEEALRIHLLATSRARLLAIWEEQRKLFPDTTHSGLRTLIDRRNLNEDELILLLSADIGQFTSAESLLVQASALAERYNVMNFDREELRTLLALPRTDIYQQLADRLDGFNRCNIADIDSWAERFLLTRRLPLEQVLVMLAIPPEHWMVPEKQRYIHQVLDFFTRKITASTMRGSLVRMSISPHAGRVDLYELGGEKKSSEALLNHLLTRNRQAIPVDSQTLLDNELVSGRLRTLNSQTQLYMRDTGINGMYLGFPFLLINTQPKQMKPRIAPLLLWPVNINMEAGIRGVASLRFDHDRGAVRLNPALENFVGIPAIKRWQEVADQLLSQAALSVEEVMESFSTLVAARENQLVRLPPLDVEVPENASQLVCSAVLFHASFIGQAISEDLRQLSTQSPGGTSLETALGLNSDVHTVGQPVNAGECYFTAASDPSQESAVLAARNAPGLLIEGPPGTGKSQTIVNMVADAIGQKRSLLIICQKPAALEVVFKRIMAGGLGDRIVMVKDAQKDRDTIIRNVRAQLETLYKPAETSDVNPWVMSREKSGRHLDRLEQDLDSYYQALY, encoded by the coding sequence ATGATGCGTTTTTGCCCAAATTGCCACACGGAACGTGCATTAACAGAAATTTTCTGTGAGGGGCACATCGACCATCATCCCTGCGGTTGGGATCTCTCTTCGGAACCTATTCATGCCGAAGGCTGGCGGCCCATTGCCATTATCAGCGCTGAGGATGTGGTTGAGGAAACCGTTGAAAGCGTAGTTACCCAATCAGCAGCTATCCATTGCCAAAACGGCCATCTGATGGAAGAAGGCGATTTGATTTGTATGGAGTGCGGTGCGGATGCCGCCACGCCAGATTATTCAGATGCTTCATCTTTCGGGCCTGTGGACGTCGCCGATACTCATGCCGTGACCTGTATCGGTAACTGGCAAATACTGCGCCGTATAAACCGTAATGACAGTATTCGTGAGCGCTATCAGGCACTGCACCAGCAAAGCGGTCAGCAAGGTGTATTAACCCTGTATACCTATGGTGCTGAACCTGATCCGGCCATCTATGAAGTGATCCGCAGGCTGCCCCGTGAGCATGTGCCGGATATTATAGAAACTGGTCGCTGGAACGATCGGGCCTGGCAGGTGGCTGAGGAGCTGACCGGCGGTTCACTGGCAGATTCCGCAACCCGGGGTGACTTTTGGCTGCCGGATGAAATTCCTCATATTGTCCGCGAGCTGGGCAGTGCGTTATCCAGTTTTTCTGAGCATGGTTTGCGCCACCGTGATCTTCGCCCTGGCAACCTGTTGATCCGCACCCGCCATCCGCTGGATATCGTGATTATCGAGTTTGGCTCTGCCTGCCTGTCCGAGTTTGATTTGGATATTGTTTCTCCACTGGAAATTAGCCGCTATAGCGCACCCGAAACCTTAGCAGGTGGCGTAGCGGCCGCTTCGGACTGGTGGAGTCTGGGCATTATATTGCTGGAGCAGGTGACGCAGGGCCGTTGCTTTGAAAATATTCATCCTCATGCATTTCTCATTCAGGTATTGGCTAATGGCGTAACGCTGCCCGAAAGCCTCGATGCCAATTTGCGCCTTTTGCTGCGAGGGTTATTAACCCGCGATCGTCACCAGCGCTGGCAGTGGCCAGAAGTACAGGCCTGGCTGGATGGTCGACCAGTAGCGGTGGCGGATGAGACCCTATCTGTCTCTGGTCACCAAAATTTTGGTATCACGCTAAACCAGCAGCACTATACCCAGCCAGCTATTTTTGCCTTAGCCGCCGCCAGACAACAATGCTGGCAGGAAGCGCTGGAGCTAATGCAACGCGGAGTGATAACGTCATGGGCACAGCAGGCGGGCTTGGCTGACGGGTTATTGAGTATGTTACAACAGGTGGCTGAACTGACGGATTTGGATGATAACTACCGTCTGATGCTGGTGTTAAAACTGCTGAACCCCAATATGCCGCTGATTCTTCAGGGGGAGATTGTAACGCCAGGCTGGCTGCTGGAGCATCCGCTGGAAGGCTATGCGTTATTACTCAGCCCATTGCCCGATTTACTTGGTCAGATGGAATCGGGCCATTGGCTGTCACAAATAAAAATACGGCAGGTAAAGGTTCGACAGCGGGGGAAAAGTCTGCGAATCGCCTTTGATGAAGAGGCATTGCGCATTCATTTATTGGCCACTTCCCGGGCTCGGCTGTTGGCTATTTGGGAGGAGCAGCGCAAGCTGTTTCCGGATACCACCCATAGCGGGTTGAGGACGCTGATCGACAGGCGTAACCTGAATGAAGATGAGCTGATTCTGCTGTTAAGTGCTGATATCGGGCAGTTTACCTCAGCGGAAAGCTTACTGGTGCAAGCCAGCGCGTTAGCCGAGCGCTACAACGTGATGAATTTCGATCGGGAAGAATTACGCACGTTACTGGCGCTTCCCCGCACCGATATTTATCAGCAATTAGCCGATCGTCTGGATGGTTTTAACCGCTGTAATATTGCCGATATTGATAGCTGGGCCGAGCGCTTTTTACTGACGCGTCGTCTGCCGCTGGAACAGGTGCTGGTGATGCTGGCGATACCGCCAGAACACTGGATGGTGCCGGAAAAACAGCGCTATATTCATCAGGTTCTGGATTTCTTTACTCGAAAAATTACCGCCTCCACCATGCGCGGCTCACTGGTTCGTATGAGTATCAGCCCCCACGCAGGGCGAGTGGACCTCTATGAACTGGGTGGAGAGAAAAAGAGTTCAGAAGCGCTGCTTAACCATCTGCTGACGCGTAATCGACAGGCGATTCCTGTCGATAGTCAAACTCTGCTGGATAATGAGCTGGTGAGTGGACGCTTACGGACCCTGAATTCCCAGACCCAGCTCTATATGCGAGATACCGGCATTAACGGTATGTATCTCGGCTTCCCTTTCCTGTTGATTAATACCCAGCCTAAGCAGATGAAACCGCGCATTGCACCACTGTTGTTGTGGCCGGTGAATATCAATATGGAAGCGGGTATTCGTGGGGTTGCCAGCCTGCGTTTCGATCACGATCGTGGCGCAGTACGTTTAAACCCGGCACTGGAGAACTTTGTTGGTATTCCGGCAATAAAACGCTGGCAGGAAGTAGCAGATCAATTGTTGAGTCAGGCGGCTTTAAGCGTCGAAGAGGTGATGGAGAGCTTCTCCACCCTGGTGGCCGCCCGGGAGAATCAACTGGTCAGGTTACCGCCGCTGGATGTCGAAGTGCCGGAAAACGCCAGTCAGCTGGTGTGTTCTGCGGTATTGTTTCATGCCTCGTTTATTGGTCAGGCGATCAGTGAAGATTTACGCCAGCTCAGTACTCAGTCTCCGGGAGGAACATCGCTGGAAACGGCTCTGGGCCTGAATTCTGATGTTCATACCGTAGGGCAGCCTGTCAACGCGGGTGAATGCTATTTTACCGCCGCCAGCGATCCTTCTCAGGAGTCTGCGGTTCTGGCTGCCCGTAATGCGCCGGGATTATTGATTGAAGGGCCTCCGGGAACCGGTAAGAGCCAGACTATCGTTAATATGGTGGCAGATGCCATTGGCCAGAAACGCAGTCTGTTGATTATCTGCCAGAAGCCAGCGGCACTGGAAGTGGTGTTTAAGCGCATCATGGCGGGTGGATTGGGCGATCGCATTGTGATGGTAAAAGATGCGCAAAAAGATCGCGATACGATTATTCGCAACGTGCGTGCTCAGCTCGAGACGTTGTATAAACCGGCAGAAACCAGCGACGTTAACCCATGGGTCATGTCCAGAGAAAAGAGCGGGCGCCATCTCGATCGGCTGGAACAGGATCTGGATAGTTACTATCAGGCTTTGTATTAA
- a CDS encoding DEAD/DEAH box helicase, with amino-acid sequence MMLEACQERLDIPALQPILQHCTLEQIEDIKRAIIPGIALWLEANYEQSPLVQLSPFLSNQATLLDFTGRFEQFCQAEQQRDVILANPHRAFEVMDEHQHRESLANCRTSLARLTSVEWENLARWLPLFFAYNGSIVQGEQILAQLEQLSGRLQQIDSFGSDQLLFEPLAHCDSQLLLQLIAAATAETEKRGFLQALNPFYYLRRGKLRAFLLQQGLHSSHDTVVRLLISARSEQQWRGVRAELNRLHQRLGLPQVGLLDSLELTNQLGSTLRDFRRSASLYQPLSISPDVNRLVPAIIERQQAGFDGECEEVAAAISRCQARAASLSALENLRGWLEASATDKFTLAVNQNHPLTDALDAITAALPSLAAYQQFRPVAAQLDNTCLTVLGILRQQQAILNDFNQSQLELVVARALDREVRLVWKQQMEWRLPILLQEQTTLNDKIEQLANADSQMRALNRLELTEVIKTNHISPLRAWEEITRLTGKRARRLREFMDQGTTLGLMQLRPVWLMTPDVASQVLPLKAGLFDTVIYDEASQMPVEYALPTLFRSRNMVVSGDEKQMPPSTFFSGRGIVDDDDNEDELEVEDTQQEAAAESWNYRQINDCPDLLHLARTVLPVQTLEIHYRSAYRELINFSNHAFYENRLNIPVQHSSKVIDAVKPVSLMMVNGLYQNQSNQQEAEQVAITLAEIWQQPYVQRPSVGVVTFNQKQAQLIQNVLEAKAEQDEGFR; translated from the coding sequence ATGATGCTGGAGGCCTGTCAGGAGCGTCTGGATATCCCTGCACTACAACCGATATTGCAGCATTGTACTCTTGAACAAATTGAAGATATTAAACGGGCAATTATTCCCGGCATTGCGCTATGGCTGGAAGCGAATTACGAGCAAAGCCCGCTGGTGCAACTGAGTCCTTTCTTATCGAATCAGGCAACGTTGCTTGATTTCACGGGTCGCTTTGAACAGTTTTGTCAGGCAGAGCAGCAAAGAGATGTGATTCTGGCTAACCCACATCGTGCTTTTGAGGTAATGGATGAGCATCAACATCGGGAAAGTTTGGCCAATTGCCGAACATCACTGGCACGGCTAACTTCCGTCGAGTGGGAGAATCTGGCCCGATGGTTACCGCTGTTTTTCGCTTATAACGGCAGTATTGTGCAGGGTGAGCAGATATTAGCTCAGCTGGAGCAATTATCCGGTCGGTTACAGCAAATAGACTCCTTTGGCAGTGACCAACTGCTGTTTGAACCGCTGGCTCATTGTGATAGCCAGCTGCTGTTACAGCTGATTGCCGCTGCAACGGCAGAAACAGAAAAACGCGGATTCCTTCAGGCACTGAATCCGTTTTACTATCTGCGTCGCGGTAAATTGCGAGCTTTTTTATTGCAACAAGGGCTACACAGTAGCCATGACACCGTGGTTCGTTTGCTGATTTCTGCTCGTTCAGAACAGCAATGGCGCGGAGTCAGAGCCGAGCTTAACCGTCTGCATCAGCGTTTGGGACTGCCGCAAGTCGGGCTGCTGGACAGTCTGGAGCTGACTAATCAGTTGGGTTCTACCCTGCGGGATTTTCGGCGCAGTGCTTCACTGTATCAGCCGCTGTCTATTTCTCCGGACGTTAACCGATTAGTACCGGCGATTATTGAACGTCAGCAAGCGGGTTTTGATGGGGAATGCGAGGAAGTTGCTGCCGCTATTAGCCGCTGTCAGGCACGGGCTGCAAGCTTAAGCGCACTGGAAAACCTGCGGGGCTGGCTGGAAGCATCGGCAACTGACAAATTTACTTTAGCGGTTAATCAGAACCATCCTCTGACTGACGCACTTGATGCTATTACGGCTGCGTTACCGTCTCTGGCAGCTTATCAACAGTTCCGCCCTGTGGCTGCTCAACTGGATAACACTTGCTTAACGGTGCTGGGGATTTTGCGGCAGCAACAGGCGATTCTGAACGATTTCAATCAGTCGCAGCTGGAACTGGTAGTGGCACGGGCGCTGGATCGCGAAGTGCGTTTAGTCTGGAAACAGCAGATGGAGTGGCGCTTACCCATATTGTTGCAGGAGCAAACCACCCTCAATGACAAGATTGAACAGTTGGCCAATGCGGATAGTCAGATGAGGGCGCTGAACCGACTGGAACTTACTGAAGTTATCAAAACCAACCATATTAGCCCATTGCGGGCATGGGAAGAGATCACCCGCCTGACGGGGAAACGGGCACGGCGATTACGGGAGTTTATGGATCAGGGAACGACTCTGGGATTGATGCAACTACGTCCTGTGTGGTTGATGACGCCGGACGTTGCCAGCCAGGTATTACCGTTAAAGGCCGGGCTGTTTGATACGGTAATTTATGATGAAGCCTCGCAGATGCCGGTAGAGTATGCGTTGCCTACCCTGTTTCGCAGCCGGAATATGGTCGTCAGCGGCGATGAGAAACAGATGCCGCCATCCACCTTCTTCTCCGGCAGGGGTATTGTCGACGACGATGATAATGAAGATGAGCTGGAGGTAGAAGATACTCAGCAGGAAGCCGCCGCAGAGAGTTGGAACTATCGACAAATTAACGATTGTCCGGACTTGCTGCATCTGGCCCGCACCGTCTTGCCGGTACAAACTCTGGAGATTCACTATCGTTCTGCCTATCGGGAACTGATTAATTTCTCCAACCATGCATTCTATGAGAATCGCTTAAATATCCCAGTACAGCACTCTAGCAAAGTGATTGATGCCGTTAAGCCGGTCTCTTTGATGATGGTGAATGGCCTGTACCAAAATCAGAGCAACCAGCAGGAAGCGGAACAGGTTGCCATTACGCTGGCGGAAATCTGGCAACAGCCTTACGTCCAGCGTCCTTCCGTTGGTGTGGTTACCTTTAACCAGAAGCAGGCTCAGCTTATTCAAAATGTCCTTGAGGCAAAAGCGGAGCAGGATGAAGGGTTCCGTTAG
- a CDS encoding AAA domain-containing protein, translating to MEDDEDMSFFVKNVENVQGDERDVIIFSTTFGRNRQGTFRRNFGILGQQGGERRLNVAITRARKQVMIMSSMPIEEISDLLSTRRQPDIPRDFLQGYLEYARSLSASEFASSQTLLTRMHRTELASRAQTGQHDGFIASVVEYIHSQGWLIAESRQEGAFYFDCIIEDPQTGRYLLGIECDMPRHGLLQHARARELWRPSVLKRVAPFRHRISIQNWYNNGPQEKTRLKQAILQAINAQQPEAVITTSQNISEENP from the coding sequence CTGGAAGATGATGAGGATATGTCGTTCTTTGTGAAAAATGTGGAAAACGTTCAGGGAGATGAGCGGGATGTGATTATTTTCTCCACCACCTTTGGGCGTAACCGGCAGGGTACCTTCCGGCGTAATTTCGGTATTCTTGGTCAGCAGGGCGGCGAGCGGCGGTTAAACGTTGCCATTACCCGAGCCAGAAAACAGGTAATGATCATGTCTTCCATGCCAATTGAAGAGATTTCAGATCTGCTCTCTACTCGTCGCCAGCCTGATATTCCTCGCGATTTTCTGCAAGGCTATCTGGAATACGCCCGTAGCCTGTCGGCGAGTGAATTTGCCAGTAGTCAGACGCTACTAACACGAATGCATCGGACAGAATTAGCCAGCAGAGCGCAGACCGGGCAACATGATGGCTTTATTGCGTCGGTTGTGGAGTATATTCACTCTCAGGGGTGGCTGATTGCGGAGTCCCGTCAGGAAGGCGCTTTTTACTTTGACTGTATTATTGAAGATCCGCAAACGGGACGCTATCTGTTAGGAATTGAGTGCGATATGCCTCGTCATGGCCTGTTGCAACATGCCCGAGCTCGTGAGTTATGGCGTCCGTCAGTACTGAAGCGGGTTGCACCATTCCGCCATCGTATCTCAATACAGAATTGGTATAACAATGGCCCGCAGGAAAAGACTCGGTTAAAACAGGCCATTTTGCAGGCAATCAATGCGCAACAGCCTGAGGCTGTCATCACTACCTCTCAAAACATAAGCGAGGAAAATCCATGA
- a CDS encoding LemA family protein, with the protein MELLITIVVIIFVVLALGGWAISIYNRLVALRNNIDASFANIDVILKQRADQIPALIQVVSKAMSHEQETFTSLSEARAAYLNAGSIKDKVDAANQMETALKSVIAISENYPTLISGETFIELQKSVSEVEDKIAHRREFFNDAVNLYNIGIALFPDVLCAKAMGYQRMSMLKINAEETAYDGVKFNS; encoded by the coding sequence ATGGAATTACTGATTACGATTGTGGTTATCATTTTTGTTGTACTGGCGCTGGGTGGCTGGGCAATAAGTATTTATAACCGTTTAGTGGCGCTGCGTAATAATATTGATGCGTCTTTTGCCAATATTGATGTGATTTTAAAGCAGCGTGCAGACCAAATCCCCGCCTTGATTCAGGTGGTCTCTAAAGCCATGTCCCATGAGCAAGAGACCTTTACCAGCTTAAGTGAAGCCAGAGCGGCTTATCTGAATGCAGGTTCAATAAAAGATAAGGTGGATGCGGCCAATCAGATGGAAACAGCTTTAAAATCGGTGATTGCCATTTCAGAAAATTATCCAACACTTATTTCTGGTGAAACCTTTATTGAGTTGCAAAAATCGGTTAGTGAAGTTGAGGATAAAATTGCTCATCGCCGCGAATTCTTTAATGATGCCGTCAATCTCTATAATATTGGTATTGCACTGTTTCCTGATGTGTTGTGTGCCAAAGCGATGGGCTACCAACGGATGTCGATGCTAAAAATCAATGCTGAAGAGACCGCTTATGATGGCGTTAAATTTAACAGCTAA
- the rfaY gene encoding lipopolysaccharide core heptose(II) kinase RfaY: MAYGNRIFVFQDVKFWRNGMIVSRRLHGYHVHSRQPDDRYLSVFDDFMHGKISIIKVMRSNYKTKVWLIDTDWGKFVLKIFVPKQKKLERVIKSIFKRNYYVQLIRQINRVRKRGLNAPNDFYLLATKKTFNYVSTYIMLVEYIEGTELWNMPEITDELKQDAKQLIDELHQHDMISGDTNGGNFFVTDQGLRIIDLSGKNCNFIRRAEDRIDLEKRLGIQNTQKDLGYYIVTWRTNIRAYLKEFRMRLKSRADSISH, from the coding sequence GTGGCGTATGGTAATCGTATATTCGTTTTTCAGGATGTGAAATTTTGGAGAAACGGCATGATCGTATCACGTCGCCTGCATGGCTATCATGTGCACTCCAGACAACCTGATGATAGGTATTTATCTGTTTTTGATGATTTTATGCATGGAAAGATATCTATTATTAAGGTGATGAGGAGTAATTATAAAACTAAGGTTTGGTTAATTGACACCGACTGGGGAAAATTTGTACTTAAAATATTTGTTCCTAAACAAAAAAAATTAGAACGCGTTATAAAGTCTATTTTCAAACGTAATTACTACGTTCAGTTAATTCGCCAAATAAATAGGGTTCGTAAACGCGGCTTGAACGCGCCAAATGATTTCTATTTGCTGGCAACGAAAAAAACCTTCAATTATGTCAGCACCTATATCATGCTGGTTGAGTATATTGAGGGAACTGAACTGTGGAACATGCCAGAGATTACTGATGAGCTTAAGCAGGATGCAAAACAATTAATAGATGAGCTACATCAGCACGATATGATTTCGGGTGATACCAATGGTGGTAATTTTTTTGTTACCGACCAAGGGCTAAGAATTATTGATTTATCAGGGAAGAACTGCAACTTTATTCGTCGGGCAGAAGATCGCATCGATTTAGAGAAGCGGCTGGGTATTCAAAATACCCAGAAAGATTTGGGCTACTATATTGTTACCTGGCGCACAAATATTCGAGCTTATCTGAAAGAGTTCCGGATGCGGTTAAAATCGCGAGCTGATAGCATTTCACACTAA
- a CDS encoding Gfo/Idh/MocA family protein, with protein sequence MSQLRIGIAGLGGIAQKAYLPILSRAENWALTGAFSPNQQKARVICDSYRIPCFSSLSELTHHCDAVFVHSSTASHFQVVSELLKLGVHVYVDKPLAETLEQSEQLIELAHQQRKMLMVGFNRHFAPLYQQLKQNMAQASSLRMDKHRTNSVGPNDVRFTMLDDYLHVVDTALWLAGQGAKLMSEQLLNNQQKQMLYAEHHFRCGNTIVTTSMHRQAGSQRESIQAVTSGAIFQVDDMRRWQSESAQGIVELPTPGWLTTLEQRGFDGAIRHFVEAVSNQTQPETSGEQAIYAQRIVEQLLQSRSE encoded by the coding sequence ATGTCTCAATTACGCATTGGTATTGCCGGGTTGGGGGGTATTGCTCAAAAAGCCTATTTACCGATCCTGAGTCGGGCTGAAAATTGGGCTCTGACTGGGGCTTTTTCGCCAAATCAGCAAAAGGCCAGAGTGATTTGCGATAGCTACCGTATTCCTTGCTTTTCCAGCCTGTCTGAACTGACTCACCATTGCGATGCGGTTTTTGTTCACAGCAGTACCGCCAGCCACTTTCAGGTTGTTAGTGAATTACTAAAGCTGGGAGTTCATGTCTATGTGGATAAGCCGCTGGCGGAAACGCTGGAACAATCGGAGCAGTTAATTGAACTGGCTCACCAGCAGCGAAAAATGTTGATGGTGGGATTTAATCGACACTTTGCTCCGTTGTATCAGCAGCTTAAACAGAACATGGCTCAGGCTTCTTCTTTGCGTATGGATAAGCATCGTACCAATAGCGTAGGGCCAAACGATGTGCGCTTTACCATGCTGGATGATTACCTGCATGTTGTAGATACCGCTCTTTGGCTGGCTGGTCAGGGGGCTAAACTAATGAGCGAACAGCTGTTGAATAATCAGCAAAAACAGATGCTGTATGCTGAGCATCATTTTCGCTGTGGCAATACGATTGTTACCACCAGTATGCACCGACAGGCAGGCAGTCAGCGAGAAAGCATACAGGCGGTCACCTCAGGGGCTATTTTTCAGGTTGATGATATGCGCCGCTGGCAGAGTGAAAGTGCGCAGGGAATCGTTGAATTACCGACACCCGGCTGGCTGACCACACTCGAACAGCGCGGCTTTGACGGGGCGATTCGCCATTTTGTTGAAGCGGTGAGCAATCAGACTCAACCAGAAACCTCTGGAGAACAAGCAATTTATGCGCAGCGGATTGTAGAGCAACTTCTGCAGAGCCGCAGTGAGTAA
- a CDS encoding serine hydrolase domain-containing protein — protein sequence MQRSLDRVIEEAIQPEAGLTPTIVGTGVLVSQCGKRLYQRAAGYADRENQIPMMLDTPFRLSSVTKPFVTAAAGVLLEQGLIGLDDSITKWLPDFMPSLPDGSQPNITIAHLLSHSAGLNYGFSEQPDGPYHQLGVSDGLDISGLTLEENLRRIASAPLLYPPGTSMQYSVATDVLGAVIAQVCATNLADAIHQLVTAPLGITDSGFSISQPERLAVPYVNSSPEPRKMEADEWLVDPEAGIAGGIHFSPGRALKADEFFSGGAGMQGTAEDVERLLQVFRTGGHPLFGKQTLNQLLTDRAGDLEFNPGWGFASSWQVLRDPLLANSPQSPGTIGWGGVYGHSWFIDFEQDLSVVVMTNTAPEGLFGEFIEDIRDTVYMALLAKAS from the coding sequence ATGCAGCGTTCTTTAGACCGAGTTATTGAGGAAGCCATTCAACCAGAAGCGGGCCTGACGCCAACTATTGTTGGTACAGGGGTATTAGTTTCGCAATGTGGAAAACGGTTATATCAACGAGCTGCCGGATATGCTGATCGGGAAAACCAGATCCCGATGATGTTGGATACGCCGTTTCGCTTGTCATCTGTCACTAAACCTTTTGTAACGGCAGCGGCGGGCGTACTGTTGGAACAGGGGCTAATCGGGCTGGATGACTCTATTACTAAATGGTTGCCTGATTTTATGCCATCTCTACCGGACGGTAGCCAGCCCAATATTACTATTGCCCATCTGCTCTCTCACTCTGCCGGATTAAATTATGGTTTTTCTGAACAGCCGGATGGCCCCTATCACCAGTTAGGGGTTTCAGATGGACTGGATATTTCCGGATTGACGCTGGAGGAGAATCTCCGGCGCATAGCTAGTGCACCGTTGCTGTATCCGCCGGGAACCTCAATGCAATATTCGGTGGCAACAGATGTTTTAGGCGCAGTGATTGCTCAGGTATGTGCGACTAATCTGGCCGATGCTATCCATCAACTGGTTACAGCACCTCTGGGAATCACCGACAGCGGGTTTAGCATTTCTCAACCAGAACGGCTTGCTGTGCCTTATGTTAATAGCTCACCCGAACCAAGAAAGATGGAAGCAGATGAATGGCTGGTTGATCCTGAAGCCGGGATTGCTGGCGGTATCCATTTCTCTCCCGGCAGAGCGTTGAAGGCTGATGAGTTTTTCTCTGGCGGTGCAGGTATGCAGGGCACTGCTGAAGATGTTGAACGGCTATTACAGGTGTTCCGAACCGGAGGTCATCCTCTGTTTGGTAAGCAAACCCTAAACCAGCTGTTAACCGATCGGGCCGGGGATTTGGAGTTTAATCCGGGTTGGGGTTTTGCTTCCAGCTGGCAGGTATTAAGAGACCCGCTATTGGCTAACTCTCCGCAATCACCGGGTACGATTGGCTGGGGAGGCGTATACGGCCATAGCTGGTTTATCGATTTTGAACAGGATCTCAGCGTCGTGGTGATGACCAATACGGCTCCGGAAGGATTATTTGGCGAGTTTATTGAGGACATTCGCGACACGGTTTATATGGCGCTGTTAGCCAAGGCATCATGA
- a CDS encoding LemA family protein gives MLELWIPLGIIVLVIIIGIVIYNGIVSRMNAVARAWADVVVQERQKNNIIPDLEKIAAQYSQYESSIMAKVTELRTSLNRLNTEDMDLTTLSETRTKTSSLLSGLYAVAENYPDLKASSLYNNVMAEISEQQENIGAAIRIFNQNVEDFNNGIEVVPNSLINSLFNKKRKLKTFSDAQAESGFEYRPDIH, from the coding sequence ATGTTAGAGCTATGGATCCCTTTAGGCATCATCGTACTGGTGATTATTATTGGTATCGTGATTTATAACGGTATCGTTAGCCGCATGAACGCCGTTGCCCGCGCCTGGGCTGATGTGGTGGTTCAGGAACGGCAAAAAAACAACATTATTCCCGATCTGGAGAAGATTGCGGCTCAATACAGCCAATATGAATCATCCATTATGGCTAAGGTTACGGAACTGCGTACTTCACTGAATCGCTTGAATACCGAAGATATGGATTTGACGACGCTGTCAGAAACCCGGACTAAAACCAGCAGTCTGCTAAGTGGTTTGTATGCAGTAGCCGAAAACTACCCGGATCTGAAGGCTTCATCGTTGTATAACAATGTGATGGCTGAAATTTCGGAACAGCAGGAAAACATCGGTGCCGCTATCCGTATCTTTAATCAGAATGTGGAAGACTTTAATAACGGTATTGAAGTGGTTCCTAATTCTCTGATTAATAGCTTGTTTAATAAGAAGAGAAAGTTGAAGACGTTTAGTGATGCGCAGGCGGAGAGTGGGTTTGAGTATCGGCCGGATATACATTGA